A genomic region of Paenibacillus sp. PL2-23 contains the following coding sequences:
- a CDS encoding signal peptide protein, producing MLARLPKIYLTLALGLLLAFALAACSNGTQSVFETSTSSNPDVVRVPWDYRVIDGTVGDLIGSDMTILPDNTLMPNDNNYATGDKVFILQFMDAEMITHADQRNEVRLSAWQTLKTFKQESDAQADLEKLKVDLTAEVDLVGVYKTEFKGETRNFAIVELPTGNRIKQPIDEAMYNTMSEKQTVNIRMEEVHDFADYDSVYSKFRGWAN from the coding sequence ATGCTTGCACGTCTACCAAAAATATATCTAACCTTAGCCCTTGGCTTGCTTCTGGCCTTTGCGCTGGCAGCCTGCTCCAATGGCACGCAATCCGTATTCGAGACCAGCACGAGCTCAAATCCCGACGTTGTCAGGGTGCCTTGGGATTATCGGGTGATCGATGGTACCGTCGGCGATCTGATCGGCAGCGATATGACCATCCTGCCAGACAATACGCTGATGCCGAACGATAACAATTATGCGACAGGCGACAAGGTGTTCATTCTCCAATTCATGGATGCAGAGATGATCACGCATGCCGATCAGCGCAATGAGGTTCGGCTGTCCGCTTGGCAGACGCTGAAAACCTTCAAGCAGGAGTCGGACGCGCAGGCGGACCTGGAGAAGCTGAAGGTGGATTTGACAGCCGAGGTTGACCTTGTTGGCGTGTATAAGACTGAGTTTAAGGGTGAAACGCGCAACTTCGCCATCGTGGAGCTTCCAACAGGCAATCGGATTAAGCAGCCGATTGACGAAGCGATGTACAACACGATGTCGGAGAAGCAAACGGTCAATATTCGAATGGAAGAGGTACATGACTTTGCGGATTATGATTCCGTATATTCGAAATTTCGGGGGTGGGCGAATTGA
- a CDS encoding glutathionylspermidine synthase family protein, giving the protein MSGVFEVISEPSPDRASRVAELAGIGFTWADIGDERYWIDQAVTMSSETYKELEQASAGLWKVLDRAARYVHGNHALYELIGIPEVLWTMLDELPMPEEGFISRYARFDFAISNEGAIKLLELNADTPTGYVEASIATPWMCAQLGLDSPNLAMRERIAEAWAMERPDTAACVDYGEHLEDSGTIEALVKHSGLDVSCVDCLELYVDEGVLKDGTGRAIRSMFALYPKEWMAVDEGGDALAYSIETGELAIWNGPHSILLQSKGLLAVVWGLYELGQLFDESERAIISQYMLPAYNKAVFEGSFVSKSMFGREGGSVRLFDAAGGLELEDREGFDTSALFPTMYQKRAELARIGTSEGELHLLTGMFVINGKPCGMLGRGGGPITGNASHFIAIGVR; this is encoded by the coding sequence ATGAGCGGCGTATTCGAGGTTATATCGGAGCCGTCTCCCGACCGCGCAAGCCGTGTAGCTGAGCTCGCCGGCATAGGCTTTACTTGGGCGGATATCGGGGATGAGCGGTATTGGATCGATCAGGCCGTGACCATGAGCAGCGAAACCTATAAGGAGCTGGAGCAGGCGTCTGCCGGCTTGTGGAAGGTACTCGACCGCGCAGCCCGGTATGTGCATGGCAATCATGCGTTATACGAACTGATTGGCATTCCTGAGGTGCTCTGGACGATGCTTGACGAGCTGCCAATGCCAGAGGAGGGCTTCATTAGCCGATACGCCCGCTTCGATTTTGCTATCAGCAACGAAGGAGCGATTAAGCTGCTGGAGCTGAACGCGGATACGCCAACGGGCTATGTGGAGGCTTCAATCGCAACGCCATGGATGTGCGCCCAGCTTGGTCTCGACTCTCCTAATCTCGCAATGAGAGAGAGAATAGCGGAGGCTTGGGCGATGGAACGGCCGGATACGGCGGCCTGCGTCGACTACGGCGAGCATCTGGAGGATTCCGGCACGATTGAGGCGCTGGTCAAGCACAGCGGCCTGGACGTCAGCTGTGTCGATTGCTTGGAGCTGTATGTGGATGAAGGCGTGCTGAAGGATGGCACAGGCCGCGCCATTCGGAGCATGTTCGCGCTCTATCCGAAGGAGTGGATGGCCGTCGATGAAGGCGGGGATGCGCTTGCTTATTCCATCGAGACAGGGGAGCTCGCCATCTGGAACGGCCCGCACAGCATCCTGCTTCAATCAAAGGGCTTGCTGGCTGTTGTATGGGGTCTGTATGAGCTGGGCCAGCTGTTCGACGAAAGCGAAAGAGCGATCATCAGCCAATATATGCTGCCTGCCTACAACAAAGCGGTATTCGAAGGCAGCTTCGTGTCCAAGTCGATGTTCGGGCGCGAAGGCGGCTCCGTTCGCCTGTTCGACGCTGCTGGTGGACTGGAGCTGGAGGACCGGGAAGGGTTCGACACCAGCGCCTTGTTCCCGACCATGTACCAGAAGCGGGCGGAGCTTGCCCGAATCGGCACGTCGGAGGGCGAGCTCCATCTGCTGACCGGCATGTTCGTTATTAACGGAAAGCCTTGCGGCATGCTTGGCCGAGGAGGCGGGCCTATTACGGGGAACGCCAGCCATTTTATCGCGATAGGAGTGAGATAG
- a CDS encoding DUF350 domain-containing protein has protein sequence MTIVLNLVVSVLVIIVLQLLGMFVFSLMTPFKDVEELKKGNVAVGLALGGKFISTALILGVAAYTNTNIWFMMLWFAVGYVCLIAAYWLFELMTPSFRISEQLLKGNVAVGIMLFSVYLGFSFAISSLII, from the coding sequence TTGACGATTGTCTTGAATTTGGTCGTTAGCGTTCTTGTGATTATTGTGCTTCAATTGCTGGGAATGTTCGTGTTCAGCCTGATGACGCCATTCAAGGACGTGGAGGAGCTGAAGAAGGGAAATGTAGCCGTTGGCCTTGCGCTTGGCGGCAAATTCATCTCGACGGCGCTTATTCTGGGCGTTGCCGCGTATACGAATACGAACATTTGGTTCATGATGTTATGGTTCGCGGTTGGGTATGTCTGCCTGATCGCGGCCTACTGGCTGTTCGAGCTGATGACGCCAAGCTTCAGAATATCGGAGCAGCTGCTGAAGGGCAATGTTGCGGTCGGCATCATGCTGTTCTCGGTGTATCTCGGCTTTTCGTTTGCCATCAGCAGTCTGATCATATAG
- a CDS encoding SDR family oxidoreductase encodes MSATQQKQKVFPPQNQGRQPGIESEMNPLPVFETEQYKAAGKLAGKTAIITGGDSGIGRAVAVAYAKEGASLLIVYKDEHSDAKETKEACERYGVQCSLMNGDIGTNTFAQAVVSAAIEQFGRIDIVVNNAAEQHVRQKVEDITPQQLEQTFRTNVFGVFYLTIAAMPHLKKGSSIINTASITAYRGNPTLIDYSSTKGAIVSFTRALATNLAADGIRVNGVAPGPIWTPLIPASFDPESVSTFGSDTPMGRAGQPHELAAAYVYLACDDSSYMTGQMLHINGGEVVNG; translated from the coding sequence ATGTCTGCAACACAACAGAAGCAAAAAGTGTTCCCGCCGCAAAATCAGGGCAGGCAGCCCGGGATCGAATCGGAGATGAATCCGCTGCCCGTCTTCGAGACGGAGCAGTACAAAGCAGCCGGCAAGCTTGCCGGCAAGACGGCCATTATTACCGGCGGCGACAGCGGTATCGGCCGCGCGGTAGCTGTGGCGTACGCGAAGGAGGGCGCGTCTCTGCTCATCGTGTACAAGGACGAGCACAGCGATGCGAAGGAGACGAAGGAGGCTTGCGAGAGGTATGGCGTCCAATGCAGCCTCATGAATGGAGATATCGGCACGAATACGTTCGCCCAAGCGGTAGTCAGCGCCGCCATTGAGCAATTCGGGCGTATCGACATTGTCGTCAATAATGCGGCGGAGCAGCATGTTCGGCAGAAGGTGGAGGACATCACGCCGCAGCAGCTGGAGCAGACGTTCCGTACGAACGTATTCGGCGTCTTCTATCTCACCATCGCCGCTATGCCTCATCTGAAGAAGGGCAGCTCCATTATTAATACAGCGTCGATTACGGCGTATAGAGGCAACCCAACACTGATCGACTACTCCTCCACCAAAGGGGCAATCGTGTCGTTCACGCGCGCGCTAGCGACCAATCTGGCGGCTGACGGCATTCGTGTGAACGGCGTAGCGCCAGGACCGATCTGGACACCGCTTATCCCGGCGTCGTTCGATCCGGAGTCGGTGTCGACCTTCGGCTCCGACACGCCGATGGGCCGCGCTGGACAGCCGCATGAGCTGGCGGCGGCATATGTCTATCTGGCGTGCGACGATTCCAGCTATATGACGGGGCAGATGCTCCATATTAACGGCGGAGAAGTTGTGAATGGCTAA
- a CDS encoding PspA/IM30 family protein: MSLFKRLRDLTLSNVYSMIEKAEDPIKLTDQYIRDMTEDLQDAEKAVASQIALEKKFKKLYEEQEALLQKRTEQSHIAVQEGNLELARRVIEDKQAVETKMIEYKEAYAENQLLANNLRAKLEEMRKQLTDMKNKRDTLVARYQAAKTQTEINKAMSSFGTSSASAGMKRMEEKMLQAEAMAEASNDLAASKGKSIDDEFANLGKNRAVEDELAALMKQYEKK, encoded by the coding sequence GTGTCCTTGTTCAAAAGACTTCGCGATTTAACCCTGTCCAACGTTTATTCCATGATCGAAAAAGCGGAAGATCCTATCAAGCTGACCGACCAGTATATCCGCGACATGACAGAGGATCTGCAGGACGCCGAGAAGGCCGTCGCTTCCCAGATCGCTCTGGAGAAAAAATTCAAGAAGCTGTACGAGGAGCAGGAGGCGCTTCTGCAGAAGCGGACCGAGCAATCCCACATCGCCGTTCAAGAGGGCAATCTGGAGCTCGCACGCCGCGTCATCGAAGACAAGCAAGCTGTTGAAACCAAAATGATCGAATACAAAGAGGCTTATGCCGAGAACCAGCTGCTGGCGAACAATCTGCGCGCCAAGCTGGAGGAGATGCGCAAGCAGCTCACGGACATGAAGAACAAGCGCGACACTCTTGTCGCTCGTTATCAAGCCGCCAAGACGCAGACCGAAATCAACAAAGCCATGTCCAGCTTCGGCACAAGCTCCGCCTCGGCCGGCATGAAGCGTATGGAAGAGAAGATGCTGCAAGCCGAAGCGATGGCGGAAGCAAGCAACGATCTCGCCGCCTCCAAAGGCAAATCCATCGACGATGAATTCGCCAATCTGGGCAAGAACAGAGCCGTTGAAGACGAGCTCGCCGCCCTGATGAAGCAATACGAGAAGAAGTAG
- a CDS encoding DUF4178 domain-containing protein, giving the protein MGLFGRIRGILKRPEPPIAERSVFEAGPGDVCEVSMVTYQVTGRTSSQRRRNALLTLQDGSDFRYLLVEDREAIAYSLYKSIDGRLDSFTEVPMTLELDGRVFHMEEQYVDWITTVGKTPFPRPGELSVWQYQSDDRKLMRIEWLDGRFMLYEGEDVLTADVEFLFGGGRTVR; this is encoded by the coding sequence ATGGGACTGTTTGGCCGCATCCGCGGCATTCTGAAACGCCCCGAGCCGCCAATCGCGGAACGCAGCGTATTCGAAGCCGGTCCCGGCGATGTGTGCGAGGTGTCGATGGTGACTTATCAGGTCACCGGACGCACCTCGAGCCAGCGCCGGAGAAACGCTCTGCTCACGCTGCAGGACGGCTCGGATTTTCGTTATCTGCTTGTCGAAGACCGTGAAGCCATCGCCTATTCGCTGTACAAATCCATCGACGGACGTCTGGACTCCTTCACGGAAGTGCCGATGACGCTGGAGCTCGACGGACGTGTCTTCCATATGGAGGAGCAATACGTCGATTGGATTACCACCGTCGGCAAGACGCCGTTCCCGCGTCCCGGGGAGCTGTCCGTCTGGCAGTACCAATCCGATGACCGCAAGCTCATGCGCATCGAATGGCTGGACGGACGATTTATGCTCTACGAGGGCGAGGATGTGCTGACCGCAGATGTCGAATTTCTATTCGGCGGCGGACGCACCGTACGCTAA
- a CDS encoding ion channel gives MHLLRLLSAKLYHISKRSIAISIVVFVFFSATVAYALEPDTFGSWFNALYWVLTTMATVGYGDYYAVTVAGKVFTIFLYIFGIGLLSLVIGRIIDTFAIIKRMRGEGKLNYQGENHIVIINWGKKAQTAVEEILSHHPETAIVIIDESDRHPLEQLDQVHFISGDPSEDEVLAKAMISRAKSAIIFGDSRIDEASLVDGKSLLIVSSIERIAPNVHTTVEIMQEKHIRNFRHVQVNEFVLSHDAISRLAVRSALGVGNPDVFRQLLSRQHGDDIYEVPVSPSWRTYGDAFFGLLEQGATLLADRSDMGINRRMSEDIPSNARLYMICDEETYRKIVG, from the coding sequence ATGCATTTGCTAAGGCTGCTGTCGGCGAAGCTGTACCATATTAGCAAAAGGTCGATCGCCATTAGCATTGTGGTGTTTGTGTTCTTCAGCGCCACGGTAGCGTATGCGCTTGAGCCGGATACGTTCGGAAGCTGGTTCAACGCGCTGTATTGGGTGCTGACAACAATGGCGACAGTAGGGTATGGCGATTATTATGCCGTTACGGTCGCGGGCAAGGTGTTTACGATATTTCTGTACATCTTCGGCATCGGGCTGCTGAGCCTTGTTATCGGCAGGATCATTGACACGTTCGCCATCATTAAGCGCATGAGAGGAGAGGGGAAGTTGAACTATCAGGGCGAGAATCATATTGTCATTATAAATTGGGGCAAAAAAGCGCAAACCGCCGTCGAGGAAATCCTGTCCCATCATCCCGAGACGGCTATCGTCATTATTGATGAATCCGATCGTCATCCGCTGGAGCAGCTGGACCAGGTGCACTTCATCAGTGGCGATCCCTCGGAGGACGAGGTGCTGGCAAAGGCGATGATCAGCAGGGCAAAGTCGGCGATTATCTTCGGGGACTCGCGCATCGATGAAGCCTCCCTGGTCGACGGCAAATCCCTGTTGATCGTCTCCAGCATCGAGAGAATCGCGCCGAACGTACATACGACGGTCGAAATTATGCAGGAGAAGCATATTCGCAATTTCAGGCACGTGCAGGTGAATGAATTTGTACTGTCGCATGACGCTATCTCCCGGCTAGCTGTTCGTTCCGCGCTGGGAGTGGGCAATCCAGATGTGTTCAGGCAGCTGCTCAGCAGGCAGCATGGCGATGATATTTACGAGGTTCCGGTGTCTCCGAGCTGGCGGACGTACGGCGACGCCTTCTTCGGCTTGCTGGAGCAGGGCGCGACCCTGTTGGCGGATCGGAGCGACATGGGCATCAATCGGAGGATGAGCGAAGACATTCCGAGCAACGCCCGTCTGTATATGATATGCGATGAGGAGACATACAGGAAAATTGTGGGCTAA
- a CDS encoding SDR family oxidoreductase yields the protein MIVLNSNQTQPLKGRVAVVAGATRGAGRGIAVSLGEAGATVYCTGRSITGTRSDLNRPETIQETAELVTAAGGQGIPVQVDHTSPQQVAALFERVGMEQQGRLDILVNNIWGGEKLIEWGKMFWEHDLPSGLLVQERAVKAHLITGYYGIPLMVANQSGLHIEVTDGIDYRYRGNLFYSLAKISPIHIAQSLAEELRPHGVTALAVTPGFLRSEEMLEHFGVTEANWRDALHSGKDNAEHFVAQAETPRFVGRGIAALAADPAKFEKTGKVLPSWELSDEYGIIDIDGRQPHWGRYAKEHGFL from the coding sequence ATGATCGTATTGAATAGTAATCAAACTCAACCCTTGAAAGGCCGGGTCGCCGTTGTGGCGGGAGCGACGAGGGGCGCCGGAAGAGGCATCGCCGTCAGTCTGGGGGAGGCGGGCGCTACAGTATATTGCACAGGACGAAGTATTACCGGCACACGCTCGGACCTGAACCGGCCCGAGACCATTCAAGAGACAGCCGAGCTGGTTACAGCTGCGGGCGGCCAGGGCATTCCCGTGCAGGTCGACCATACATCGCCACAGCAGGTTGCCGCACTGTTCGAACGCGTGGGGATGGAGCAGCAGGGCCGTCTCGATATTCTCGTCAACAACATCTGGGGCGGCGAGAAGCTCATCGAGTGGGGCAAGATGTTCTGGGAGCATGACTTGCCCAGCGGTCTGCTTGTGCAGGAGAGAGCGGTCAAGGCGCATCTCATTACAGGTTATTATGGCATCCCGCTGATGGTCGCCAATCAATCAGGACTTCATATCGAGGTTACGGATGGCATCGACTACCGCTACCGGGGCAATCTCTTCTACAGTCTGGCCAAAATATCCCCCATCCATATCGCGCAGTCGCTCGCCGAGGAGCTTCGTCCGCACGGGGTGACAGCGCTGGCGGTAACGCCGGGCTTTCTTCGCTCCGAGGAAATGCTGGAGCACTTCGGCGTCACAGAGGCCAATTGGCGGGACGCCTTGCACAGCGGCAAAGACAATGCAGAGCACTTCGTCGCCCAGGCGGAGACGCCTCGCTTCGTAGGCCGAGGCATCGCGGCACTTGCGGCTGACCCTGCAAAGTTCGAGAAGACCGGCAAGGTGCTCCCGAGCTGGGAGCTGTCCGATGAATACGGCATTATCGACATCGACGGCCGCCAGCCTCATTGGGGCCGTTACGCCAAGGAGCATGGCTTCCTGTAA
- a CDS encoding AI-2E family transporter, which produces MSYKQKRGFKWLVAAILVLLLLYLLRLNGQLLWPLWKAISAVFVPLALTGVFYYMLRPLVEALVRRRTPRGFAVLLVFLFSGGLLAGVILTAGPFIRNQFTDFAAQVPDMINFAAETLESLRDEHEELSPPIQEAIPNVSNELASEWNRYAGLFANSLIRLIEWISSALLILSLIPFILYYALKDGEQLTPRLVQLAPKRYQHGMPAMLEELDDSLASYIRGKLIVSLLVGIMLLACYLIIGLDYALVLAFIGMFANIIPFFGPVIGAVPAMLVALFQDPVKALYILAITVIVQQIEGNFISPQVMGRTLDIHPVTVIVLILAAGSVSGLLGILLVVPAYAAAKVIYRHVSAMREEEQAGTRTHRAEGEC; this is translated from the coding sequence ATGTCCTATAAACAAAAAAGAGGTTTCAAGTGGCTGGTCGCAGCTATCCTCGTTCTGCTGCTGCTCTATTTGCTCCGGCTTAACGGGCAATTATTATGGCCTCTGTGGAAAGCGATAAGCGCCGTATTCGTTCCGCTTGCGCTGACGGGCGTCTTCTATTACATGCTGCGTCCGCTCGTCGAAGCGCTTGTACGTCGAAGAACACCGCGCGGCTTCGCGGTGCTGCTAGTATTCTTATTCTCCGGCGGATTGCTGGCAGGTGTAATCCTTACAGCAGGACCGTTCATTCGCAATCAATTCACAGACTTTGCGGCTCAGGTGCCCGACATGATTAACTTCGCCGCGGAAACGCTTGAATCGCTGCGCGACGAGCATGAAGAGCTGTCCCCTCCTATCCAGGAGGCCATCCCTAACGTAAGCAATGAGCTGGCTTCGGAATGGAATCGTTATGCTGGTTTGTTTGCGAACAGCCTCATCCGACTTATTGAGTGGATCAGCAGCGCGCTGCTCATCCTCAGTCTCATTCCGTTCATCCTCTACTATGCGCTGAAGGATGGAGAGCAGCTGACTCCGAGGCTGGTTCAACTGGCGCCGAAACGTTACCAGCACGGCATGCCCGCTATGCTGGAGGAGCTGGATGACTCGCTTGCCTCCTATATTCGGGGCAAGCTGATTGTCTCGCTGCTAGTCGGCATCATGCTGCTGGCCTGCTATCTGATCATCGGCCTCGATTACGCGCTGGTGCTGGCCTTCATCGGCATGTTCGCCAATATTATCCCTTTCTTCGGCCCCGTTATCGGCGCCGTCCCAGCCATGCTCGTCGCTCTGTTCCAGGATCCGGTCAAAGCGCTGTATATTCTGGCCATTACCGTTATCGTGCAGCAGATCGAAGGCAACTTCATCTCCCCGCAGGTCATGGGCCGCACGCTGGATATTCACCCTGTAACCGTAATCGTGCTCATCCTCGCGGCGGGAAGCGTCTCCGGCTTGCTCGGCATCCTGCTGGTCGTCCCGGCTTACGCGGCGGCGAAGGTGATTTACCGCCATGTGTCGGCGATGCGGGAGGAGGAGCAAGCCGGCACGAGAACGCATAGGGCAGAAGGGGAGTGTTAG
- the speD gene encoding adenosylmethionine decarboxylase, producing the protein MKLTHEQRIQLHGFNNLTKSLSFNMYDICYTKTKEEREAYIAYIDEQYNSDRLTSILNQVSEMIGAHVLNVAKQDYVPQGASVTLLVSEGPVVEVPLESFEESPGPLPANVVLALDKSHITVHTYPEYHPDEGISTFRADIDVSTCGEISPLKALNYLIHSFNTDIMMIDYKVRGFTRDINGYKLFIDHEINSIQNYIPDEQAELYDMIDVNIYQENLFHTKCRLKQFDLNNYLFGYTKDTLSVEEQRRITNRLKQEMDEIFYHIT; encoded by the coding sequence GTGAAGCTTACGCATGAGCAGCGCATTCAGCTGCACGGATTCAACAACCTGACCAAGTCGCTCAGCTTCAACATGTACGATATTTGTTATACGAAGACGAAGGAGGAGCGGGAGGCGTACATCGCGTACATCGACGAGCAGTACAACTCTGATCGGCTGACGTCCATTCTGAACCAAGTATCGGAGATGATCGGCGCACATGTGCTGAATGTTGCCAAGCAGGATTACGTGCCGCAAGGCGCCAGCGTAACGCTGCTTGTATCCGAGGGGCCGGTTGTGGAGGTGCCGCTGGAATCGTTCGAGGAGTCGCCGGGTCCCCTGCCCGCCAATGTGGTTCTTGCGCTGGACAAAAGCCATATTACGGTGCACACCTATCCGGAATATCATCCCGACGAGGGAATCAGCACGTTCCGCGCTGATATTGACGTCTCAACCTGCGGTGAAATATCGCCGCTGAAGGCGCTCAATTATCTGATCCATTCGTTTAATACGGATATTATGATGATTGATTACAAGGTGAGAGGATTCACGCGCGACATTAACGGGTATAAGTTGTTTATCGACCACGAGATCAACTCCATCCAGAATTACATACCGGATGAGCAAGCTGAGCTGTATGACATGATTGACGTCAACATCTATCAGGAGAATCTGTTCCATACGAAGTGCCGGCTGAAGCAATTCGATCTGAACAATTATTTGTTCGGCTATACGAAGGATACGCTGAGCGTGGAGGAGCAGAGGAGGATCACGAACCGGCTGAAGCAGGAGATGGACGAGATCTTTTATCACATTACGTAG